Proteins encoded by one window of Ralstonia sp. RRA:
- a CDS encoding cytochrome c, translated as MAQPNHRNLLRLARLAVLPLLVAATLAACGDRSTDIPAAADQPSPTKLTGADLINRGRYLVRAADCAACHTAKDGAPFAGGVPLASPFGTFYGTNITPDKEHGIGKWSADEFYKALHDGVTPDKHLYPAMPYTSYRGLSRGDTDAMYAYLTQQVKPVAVANREHELRFPYNIRLAMAGWNLFFLKDTLPDASTGNSTSWQRGRYLSNALGHCAECHTSRGFAGQLSASKPLGGADLGRVVAPDISPAGLAARGWTQADLQAFFSTGIAQQGSAFGEMYPVVHLSSQYLSQADIGAVATYLLGDKPPAPQPLKPVAATADNADQLKAGRASYLAVCAGCHGRDGEGKPHVAVPMLGNSSVRNANAHNLLVAMLDGIEAQRFPGTEAMQEMPGFAQMDDAELAALANYLRTNFGGQPADITADKVKGLRQ; from the coding sequence ATGGCTCAACCTAACCATCGCAATCTGCTTCGCCTGGCGCGCCTGGCCGTGTTGCCGCTGCTGGTCGCCGCCACGCTGGCCGCCTGCGGTGACCGCTCCACCGACATCCCGGCCGCTGCCGATCAACCATCGCCCACCAAGCTGACCGGTGCAGACCTGATCAACCGCGGCCGCTATCTCGTGCGTGCGGCGGACTGCGCGGCCTGCCACACAGCCAAGGACGGTGCGCCGTTCGCGGGCGGTGTGCCGCTGGCCTCACCGTTCGGCACGTTCTACGGCACCAACATCACGCCTGACAAGGAACACGGCATCGGCAAGTGGAGCGCCGATGAGTTCTACAAGGCGCTGCACGATGGCGTGACGCCGGACAAGCACCTGTATCCGGCGATGCCGTACACGTCGTACCGCGGCCTGTCGCGCGGCGATACCGATGCGATGTACGCGTATCTGACGCAGCAGGTGAAGCCGGTGGCAGTCGCCAACCGCGAGCATGAGTTGCGCTTCCCGTACAACATCCGCCTGGCCATGGCGGGCTGGAACCTGTTCTTCCTGAAGGACACACTGCCCGATGCATCCACCGGCAATTCGACGTCGTGGCAGCGCGGGCGCTATCTGTCCAACGCGCTCGGCCACTGCGCGGAATGCCATACCTCGCGCGGTTTTGCGGGCCAGCTGAGCGCCAGCAAACCGCTCGGCGGTGCGGATCTCGGCCGCGTGGTCGCACCGGACATCTCGCCAGCGGGCCTTGCCGCACGCGGGTGGACGCAGGCGGATCTGCAGGCGTTCTTCAGCACCGGCATCGCGCAGCAGGGCTCGGCCTTTGGTGAGATGTACCCCGTCGTGCACTTGAGCTCCCAGTACCTGAGCCAAGCGGACATTGGTGCGGTGGCAACCTACCTGCTTGGCGACAAGCCGCCTGCACCGCAACCGCTCAAGCCGGTGGCCGCCACGGCGGACAACGCTGACCAGCTCAAGGCTGGCCGCGCGAGCTACCTGGCCGTTTGCGCCGGCTGTCATGGCCGCGATGGCGAAGGCAAGCCGCACGTGGCCGTGCCGATGCTGGGCAACTCCAGCGTGCGCAATGCCAATGCGCATAACCTGCTCGTTGCCATGCTCGACGGCATTGAAGCGCAGCGCTTCCCGGGCACGGAAGCCATGCAGGAGATGCCGGGCTTTGCACAGATGGACGATGCAGAACTGGCCGCACTTGCGAACTACCTGCGCACGAACTTTGGCGGCCAGCCCGCTGATATCACCGCAGACAAGGTGAAGGGTTTGCGGCAGTAA
- a CDS encoding (2Fe-2S)-binding protein produces MSITTQPITLHLNGKDLGPVQVPEGLMMIDFLHEYAGLTGSRLGCGQGVCRACTVILDKPDGTSEEVRTCITGAHFFQGKKVRTVEGHATRNEKGEVVSLSLVQQKFLEHFSFQCGYCTPGFVNGATVLVERLKRQPVAREQLDETITEALNDHICRCTGYVRYFEAVKDVVLSTPGLVKDGK; encoded by the coding sequence ATGAGCATTACGACCCAACCGATCACCTTGCACCTCAATGGCAAGGACCTGGGCCCCGTGCAAGTGCCCGAGGGCCTGATGATGATCGACTTCCTGCATGAGTACGCAGGCCTGACGGGCTCGCGCCTGGGCTGTGGGCAGGGCGTGTGCCGCGCGTGCACGGTCATCCTCGACAAGCCAGACGGTACCAGCGAAGAAGTCCGCACCTGCATTACGGGCGCGCATTTCTTCCAGGGCAAGAAGGTGCGCACTGTGGAAGGCCATGCCACGCGCAATGAGAAGGGCGAGGTGGTATCGCTCTCGTTGGTGCAGCAGAAGTTTCTGGAGCATTTCAGTTTCCAATGCGGCTACTGCACGCCGGGCTTCGTCAACGGCGCGACGGTGCTGGTGGAGCGCCTCAAGCGCCAGCCGGTGGCACGCGAGCAACTGGACGAGACCATCACCGAAGCGCTGAACGACCACATCTGCCGCTGCACCGGCTACGTGCGCTACTTCGAGGCCGTCAAGGACGTCGTGCTAAGCACACCCGGACTCGTCAAGGACGGCAAGTGA
- a CDS encoding helix-turn-helix domain-containing protein, which produces MGNDGVAAVEKALALLDCFKPGAEALTLAALAQASGMHKTTVYRLMNSLERMSYVIRSESGAYSLGPRLLYLGKLYEQSFHLSSVVEPVLHALAAATRESASYYVVDHGLRLCLFRAEPSEGLRETRLPGTSLPLDDTAISHVLRYWGLGESLYDEAPALPLFTSGARDQHTAAFATPVFGSGDKFMAALTLSGAASRLEAARTSGDVVAMQLQAASDLSRKLGASAALCERIYGR; this is translated from the coding sequence ATGGGGAACGACGGCGTCGCCGCGGTAGAAAAGGCGTTGGCCTTGCTGGATTGCTTCAAGCCGGGGGCGGAAGCGCTAACACTGGCGGCCCTGGCGCAAGCCTCGGGCATGCACAAGACCACGGTGTACCGGCTGATGAACTCGCTGGAGCGCATGAGCTATGTCATTCGCTCGGAGTCTGGCGCGTATTCGCTCGGGCCTCGCCTGCTGTATCTGGGCAAGCTCTATGAGCAGTCCTTCCACCTGTCTTCCGTGGTGGAACCGGTGCTGCATGCGCTGGCGGCGGCCACGCGGGAGAGCGCATCGTACTACGTCGTCGACCACGGCCTGCGGCTGTGCCTGTTCCGCGCCGAGCCATCGGAGGGTCTGCGCGAGACGCGCCTGCCCGGTACCTCGCTGCCGCTGGACGATACGGCCATCAGCCACGTGCTCCGCTACTGGGGCCTGGGCGAATCGCTCTATGACGAAGCGCCAGCGCTGCCGCTGTTCACCTCGGGCGCGCGCGATCAGCACACGGCGGCGTTTGCTACGCCCGTCTTCGGCTCCGGCGACAAGTTCATGGCGGCACTGACGCTGTCTGGCGCGGCTTCCCGGCTCGAAGCGGCGCGCACCTCCGGTGACGTCGTTGCGATGCAACTGCAGGCGGCGTCCGACCTGTCGCGCAAGCTCGGTGCAAGTGCGGCGCTGTGCGAGCGAATCTACGGTCGCTGA